The Verrucomicrobiota bacterium genomic interval AATTCTCGTTGCCCCCGGTCGCGAGGACCTTGCGCCCGAAAGTGGTTTTTCTCAGGGCGACGTGGCCGATGATCGCCGCAATCAACGTCCAGATCAACAGGATCGGGATGGCGCCCAGGCTGCCGGAGCCGAAATAGAAGTTGTAAGTCCGGTCCAGAATCGGGACGGCAGCGGTGTTGCTGGTCCACATCGCCACGCCCCGCGCGATTTCCATCATCGCCAGCGTCACCAGGAACGACGGGATACCTACGCCCGTTGTCAGCATCCCGTTGACCAGCCCCACCACGATGCCGGTCAGAAGGCCCGCCACGATCCCTCCGATGAGCCCGAACGCGGAGATCGCCAGCGCCGTGATCACCGACGCCAAGCCCGCCACCGCACCGACAGACAAGTCGATTTCACCGCAGGACAGCACGAACGTCATCGCCACGGCCATGATCGCGATCATGGCAGTCTGTCGGACGATGTTGAGCAGGTTGTTTGGGTCAAGGAATCCCTTCTCGCCCAGCGTGATCGAGAAGAAGATGAAGATCAGGACAAACCCTGCGTAAATGACGTACTGGCGCCAGTCCTCCAGGGCACGGCGCATAAAGGTGGGCGCGGGCCGCGAAGCCGCCGGCGTGGTGGGCTCAGAGATCGTAGGCATGGTGTTCTTTTTCTTGGATGGCAACTTGCAGGCCTTTTTCCATGGCCGTGATACGGCTGCCCGTGTCGGTGGCGCCCGCCGCCCAGCTTTCGATTTCCTCAGAGGCAACTTCTCGAACGATTCTTCCCTCGGACATGATCAGGATCCGGTCGCTGAAGGCCAGCAGTTCGGCCGGTTCCGACGAGATGACAATGACGCCTTTGCCTTGGTCGGCCAGGTCCCGAATGATCTCGACGATCTCGGTCTTGCTGCCGATGTCGACGCCAGCGGTGGGTTCGTCCAGGATCAAGAGGCTGGGGTCGGCGGCCAGCCATTTGGCGAGCACCACCTTTTGCTGATTTCCGCCCGACAAGCTGCGGATAGGAAGGTCCGGAGAGGCGGTCTTGACCCGGAGCCGCTGGATAAAATCCTGGACCAGGGCCCGTTCCTCGGACTCGCGCACAAAACTGTACCGGGCCAAGCGGTTGATGACCGGCAGGCTCAGGTTGTTCGCCACGCTGTGCTGGAGCACCAATCCCTGGGTGAGCCGGTCTTCGGGGATCATGGCTATGCCTGCGGCCAGGGCTTCCGGCGGCGAGGTGATCTTGACCGCCTTTTCTCTCACCCGGATTTCACCCTCAACGACCGGTTGCAGCCCGGTGATCGACCTGGCCAGGGAGCTGCGACCGCTCCCGAGCAGGCCCGCGATACCCACGATCTCGCCTGCCCGAATGGTAAAACTCACGTCGATCGGGCGAGGCTTACCGGTCAGGTGCGAAACGCGCAGGATTTCCGGGCCCAGATTCCTATTGGCCCGTGCCCGCCGTTCGAATGCCCCGATCCGGCGGCCGACGATTTGTTCGACGATGTGGTCCAGGGGCGTTTCCGCCACGGACTGGGTCATGACGTTGCGCCCGTCCCGCAGGATCGTTACCCGCTCGGCGATCCGCCGGATTTCCTCCATGCGGTGCGAGACGTAGATAATGGACATCCCCGAACTCTTGAGGCGATCCAGGAACGCAAACAGGTGATCGATCTCCGCCGTGCTCAGGGTCGCCGTCGGCTCATCCATGATGAGCACACTCGCCTCCTGCGAAAGGGCTTTGGCGATCTCGGTCAGTTGCCGCTGGCCAGCGCTCAAATTGCTTACCCGGCGACGCGGGTCGAGCTCGACGCCGATCTTTTCCAGGAGTCCGTGCGCCTTTTTCAGGGCCGTGCGATCGTCCAGGAAGCCGCCGGCGGCCCTGGGTTCTCTCGTCAGGAAAATATTCTCGGCAACGGTCAGCGTGGGAATCAGGCTGCCCTCCTGGAAGATCATTGCAATCCCCAGGCGGCGGGCCGCCTCGGGCGTATGCTCCTCGAGTTTGACCCCGTTGATCCAAATTTCACCCGCGTCCGGTTTGTGGACGCCGCAAAGGATCTTCAGAACCGTGGATTTGCCGGCGCCGTTTTGACCGAGAAGGGCGTGGATTTCGCCTTTGCGCACCGAAAAATCCACGTGCTCGACCGCTTTGACCCCGCCGAAGGCCTTGACGATGCCTGTCATGACGACGGCATCGCCCGGTTGTTGATTAGCTTGCT includes:
- a CDS encoding ABC transporter permease; this encodes MRRALEDWRQYVIYAGFVLIFIFFSITLGEKGFLDPNNLLNIVRQTAMIAIMAVAMTFVLSCGEIDLSVGAVAGLASVITALAISAFGLIGGIVAGLLTGIVVGLVNGMLTTGVGIPSFLVTLAMMEIARGVAMWTSNTAAVPILDRTYNFYFGSGSLGAIPILLIWTLIAAIIGHVALRKTTFGRKVLATGGNENSARFTGIKTHNIKLQVLIISSVAAAIAGMLYAGRLHSGRFQLGEGDELSVIAAAVLGGTSLFGGFGSVVGSIVGALMIGLINNGLILMGLEFSQQLIARGVIIILAVMIARSRR
- a CDS encoding sugar ABC transporter ATP-binding protein yields the protein MKQANQQPGDAVVMTGIVKAFGGVKAVEHVDFSVRKGEIHALLGQNGAGKSTVLKILCGVHKPDAGEIWINGVKLEEHTPEAARRLGIAMIFQEGSLIPTLTVAENIFLTREPRAAGGFLDDRTALKKAHGLLEKIGVELDPRRRVSNLSAGQRQLTEIAKALSQEASVLIMDEPTATLSTAEIDHLFAFLDRLKSSGMSIIYVSHRMEEIRRIAERVTILRDGRNVMTQSVAETPLDHIVEQIVGRRIGAFERRARANRNLGPEILRVSHLTGKPRPIDVSFTIRAGEIVGIAGLLGSGRSSLARSITGLQPVVEGEIRVREKAVKITSPPEALAAGIAMIPEDRLTQGLVLQHSVANNLSLPVINRLARYSFVRESEERALVQDFIQRLRVKTASPDLPIRSLSGGNQQKVVLAKWLAADPSLLILDEPTAGVDIGSKTEIVEIIRDLADQGKGVIVISSEPAELLAFSDRILIMSEGRIVREVASEEIESWAAGATDTGSRITAMEKGLQVAIQEKEHHAYDL